The following coding sequences lie in one Nitrospinaceae bacterium genomic window:
- a CDS encoding dehydratase, translated as MSYKAGDKLPEIIKDPIAKVQLVMYAGASGDFNPIHTDDEAAQARGLKGVIAHGMLSMGFLGQLAEAAFGAGSTRKLEVNFRGMVDAGEIITLRGEVTEVREESGRQLAVCEIEAVNSAGDTVTNGMVEAWMG; from the coding sequence ATGAGCTACAAGGCAGGCGACAAACTTCCCGAGATCATCAAGGACCCTATAGCAAAAGTGCAGCTAGTCATGTACGCAGGCGCCAGCGGCGATTTCAACCCCATCCACACCGACGATGAGGCCGCTCAGGCGCGGGGCCTAAAGGGCGTCATCGCCCACGGCATGCTCTCCATGGGTTTTCTGGGACAACTCGCCGAGGCCGCCTTCGGGGCGGGCTCGACCCGCAAACTTGAGGTGAATTTCCGGGGCATGGTGGACGCAGGGGAAATCATCACCCTGCGCGGCGAGGTCACCGAGGTCCGCGAAGAGTCGGGACGCCAGCTGGCCGTTTGCGAGATAGAGGCTGTTAATTCTGCCGGTGATACTGTCACCAACGGCATGGTCGAGGCGTGGATGGGGTGA
- a CDS encoding iron-sulfur cluster assembly scaffold protein: MATDDYHYNDTVLGHIAEPHNLGELEGADSVGTGTNPACGDEVTLYLKFDGDLVSDSKMEVLGCGAITASMSALTDLVRGKTTSELEAITHEEISASLGGLPKHKRHCAQLAQRVVLSALSNRG; this comes from the coding sequence GTGGCCACCGACGATTATCACTACAACGACACCGTACTCGGACACATCGCCGAGCCGCATAACCTGGGCGAGCTAGAGGGTGCCGATAGCGTGGGAACGGGGACCAACCCGGCCTGCGGCGACGAGGTAACGCTCTATCTAAAATTCGATGGCGATCTCGTATCGGACTCAAAAATGGAGGTTCTCGGCTGCGGGGCGATCACAGCATCGATGAGCGCACTCACCGACCTGGTGCGCGGAAAAACGACGAGCGAGCTTGAGGCGATCACCCACGAGGAAATTTCCGCCTCCCTCGGGGGGCTCCCCAAGCACAAGCGCCACTGCGCCCAGCTCGCCCAGCGGGTTGTCCTAAGCGCACTCAGCAACCGGGGCTAG
- a CDS encoding MaoC family dehydratase: MSRITPEIENLVGQKHGPFRITIEAGAIRKFADAIGDSNPAYRGPDAIAPPTFPTTFRPDDAYPDVPTDYGDVGLHASQCYEFERPLRAGDEIDASFTIVKIYEKSGRSGDLVFLEREYEFTDAKNGGQVGGGKWISLRRFSK, from the coding sequence ATGAGCCGAATCACCCCCGAGATCGAAAACCTCGTCGGTCAGAAACATGGGCCTTTTCGCATCACCATCGAGGCGGGCGCCATCAGGAAATTCGCCGACGCCATTGGCGATTCAAACCCGGCCTACCGGGGCCCTGATGCCATAGCACCCCCGACGTTTCCCACCACGTTTCGGCCCGATGATGCCTATCCAGATGTTCCGACGGACTATGGCGATGTGGGGCTCCACGCTTCCCAGTGTTATGAGTTCGAGCGCCCCTTGCGGGCGGGCGATGAGATAGACGCCTCGTTCACTATTGTGAAAATCTATGAAAAAAGCGGGCGCTCGGGTGATCTTGTTTTCCTCGAGCGCGAATATGAGTTCACCGACGCTAAAAATGGCGGGCAAGTCGGCGGCGGCAAGTGGATCTCGCTCAGGAGGTTCAGCAAATGA
- a CDS encoding NAD(P)-dependent oxidoreductase, giving the protein MPANRTVGIVGVGRMGGPIAQRYLKARVPLMVWDEAEACRAPFEKKRGVTIASPGEMAEKCAIILFVVPSSAEIADCFKGKEGVLKRARKGLVLYDLTTSNPAVTKKLAARAARAGIPYLDAGMSGGPGGILKGKLTLMIGGDEKVFKRTRKHLDPFTDKLFHLGELGTGHAMKLLNNMVLHTIFLATCEGARLAEKMGVDVAKMIEVFNVSSAFSYASQHRFPNNILNGSWNAQARIYNPHKDVGLAVAIGKSLGADVDYAERTYEILQMAVERGMIEEDYSHLYRDWHEIKKVKLGKKVKSGKKIARR; this is encoded by the coding sequence ATGCCAGCGAACAGAACGGTTGGAATCGTCGGGGTGGGACGGATGGGCGGGCCCATTGCACAAAGGTATTTAAAGGCGAGGGTGCCTCTCATGGTGTGGGACGAAGCTGAGGCTTGCCGCGCGCCGTTTGAGAAAAAAAGGGGTGTCACCATCGCCTCTCCCGGCGAGATGGCAGAAAAATGCGCGATCATTCTTTTCGTCGTTCCCTCCTCGGCAGAGATTGCGGATTGTTTTAAGGGAAAAGAAGGTGTTTTGAAGAGGGCGCGAAAGGGGCTCGTTCTCTATGATTTGACGACCTCGAACCCGGCTGTGACGAAAAAGCTTGCGGCCCGGGCGGCCCGAGCGGGGATACCCTATCTCGACGCCGGGATGAGCGGTGGGCCGGGTGGTATTCTAAAAGGCAAGCTAACCTTGATGATTGGCGGGGACGAGAAGGTTTTCAAGCGGACGAGGAAACATCTTGACCCGTTCACCGACAAGCTTTTTCATTTGGGAGAGCTTGGCACCGGCCACGCCATGAAGCTTCTCAACAACATGGTGCTCCACACAATTTTTCTAGCCACCTGCGAGGGCGCCCGCCTTGCCGAGAAGATGGGTGTCGATGTCGCGAAGATGATCGAGGTGTTCAACGTCTCCTCGGCGTTCAGTTATGCAAGTCAGCACCGGTTTCCTAACAACATTCTCAACGGAAGCTGGAATGCGCAGGCGCGCATATACAATCCGCATAAGGACGTGGGCCTCGCCGTCGCAATCGGCAAGTCGCTCGGCGCAGATGTGGACTATGCCGAGCGAACCTATGAGATTTTGCAAATGGCTGTCGAGCGCGGAATGATCGAGGAGGATTATTCCCACCTCTACCGCGATTGGCACGAGATTAAAAAGGTGAAGCTGGGCAAGAAGGTGAAATCCGGGAAGAAAATAGCGCGGCGCTAG
- the cysE gene encoding serine O-acetyltransferase, giving the protein MKSLLRNLRLALRYIRRDIQAVIDRDPAARSVAEVLLCYPGFHAVLVHRVAHFLWIQKLYLLGRWVSHVSRFFTGIEIHPGAEIGENFFIDHGMGVVIGETTKIGRGCTIYQGVTLGGVSLHKGKRHPTLEDNVIVGVGAKILGPNTIGAGSRIGAASVVITEVPPGSTVVGVPGRVVYREGEERNESEKYAAFEHANLPDPVESALHALNLRISELEKEIERARQIDTDQTT; this is encoded by the coding sequence ATGAAGTCGCTTCTAAGAAACCTCCGCCTTGCCTTGCGGTACATCCGCCGCGATATCCAGGCGGTTATCGACCGGGATCCCGCCGCCCGCTCTGTGGCCGAAGTTCTGCTTTGCTATCCGGGGTTCCACGCTGTCTTGGTCCACCGGGTGGCACATTTTCTCTGGATCCAGAAGCTATATCTTCTCGGTCGCTGGGTGAGTCACGTAAGTCGCTTTTTCACAGGCATTGAAATTCACCCGGGAGCCGAAATTGGCGAGAATTTTTTCATCGATCACGGAATGGGCGTGGTCATCGGCGAGACGACCAAAATCGGGCGCGGCTGCACGATCTACCAAGGCGTCACCCTTGGCGGCGTAAGCCTTCATAAGGGAAAGCGCCACCCCACCCTTGAGGACAATGTCATTGTTGGTGTCGGCGCAAAGATCCTGGGCCCCAACACCATCGGCGCCGGAAGCCGAATCGGCGCCGCCTCGGTCGTGATTACCGAGGTTCCCCCCGGCTCCACAGTGGTCGGTGTGCCGGGCCGTGTCGTCTACCGCGAGGGAGAGGAGCGGAACGAGAGCGAAAAATATGCCGCCTTCGAGCACGCCAACCTTCCCGACCCAGTGGAGTCTGCGCTCCACGCCCTGAACCTTCGAATCTCGGAGCTCGAAAAAGAAATTGAGCGGGCGCGCCAAATCGATACGGACCAGACCACATGA
- a CDS encoding cysteine desulfurase: MTTVTPVYLDHNATTPVRPEVAEIINRHLGPAFGNPNSIHRFGRETRGAVEGARENAASLIGALSPEEIVFTSGGTESDNWALRGALLSAGGSGHIVTSAIEHPAVLGTCEVLEKTGVEVSYVKPSGKGRISVDEIIAAIRPDTQIVSVMWANNEVGTVQPISEIGAACREREVLFHTDAVQAAGKVSIDVEATCVDLLSVSGHKINASKGAGFLYIREGVHIEPIITGGGQERDLRSGTENVPGIAGLGEACRLAQEGFAGAVEKTARLRDMLENEILERIPDVVVNGDPDHRLPGTSNLGFLGAEGETMLIRLDLEGFAVSTGSACSSGSTEPSHVLLAMGLPKDAIRGSLRISLGWGNTEDDVRRLMEILPGAVERVRQMAPRTRAGSDN, encoded by the coding sequence ATGACCACAGTCACCCCCGTCTATCTAGATCATAACGCCACGACCCCGGTTCGCCCCGAAGTGGCCGAAATCATAAACCGCCATCTTGGCCCAGCCTTCGGAAATCCGAACAGCATCCACCGCTTCGGCCGGGAAACACGCGGGGCGGTTGAGGGGGCAAGAGAAAATGCTGCATCTCTCATCGGTGCACTGAGCCCCGAGGAGATCGTATTCACCTCTGGCGGCACAGAGAGCGACAATTGGGCGCTCCGCGGCGCGCTCCTGTCTGCGGGCGGCAGCGGCCATATCGTCACCTCTGCCATCGAGCATCCCGCTGTGCTTGGCACCTGCGAGGTGCTTGAGAAAACCGGCGTCGAGGTCAGCTACGTCAAACCAAGCGGCAAGGGCCGCATTTCGGTAGATGAAATAATCGCTGCCATTCGCCCTGACACGCAAATCGTCTCGGTGATGTGGGCCAACAACGAAGTTGGCACCGTACAGCCGATTTCCGAGATCGGCGCTGCCTGCCGGGAGCGGGAGGTTCTCTTCCACACCGATGCAGTTCAGGCGGCCGGAAAAGTTTCCATCGATGTCGAGGCCACCTGTGTCGATCTGCTCTCGGTAAGCGGCCATAAAATCAATGCTTCAAAAGGTGCGGGCTTTCTTTATATTCGAGAAGGCGTCCACATCGAACCCATCATCACCGGGGGTGGCCAGGAGCGCGACCTTCGCTCGGGAACCGAAAATGTCCCCGGCATCGCCGGCCTTGGCGAGGCCTGCCGTCTGGCGCAGGAAGGGTTTGCTGGCGCTGTCGAAAAAACAGCGCGACTCAGAGACATGCTCGAAAATGAAATCTTGGAGCGCATACCCGATGTCGTGGTGAACGGCGACCCGGACCACCGCCTCCCCGGAACAAGCAACCTCGGATTTCTCGGCGCCGAGGGGGAGACGATGCTCATCCGGCTGGATCTTGAAGGCTTCGCTGTGAGCACGGGCTCGGCCTGCAGTTCGGGCTCGACCGAGCCGAGCCACGTGCTTCTTGCAATGGGTCTGCCCAAAGACGCCATAAGGGGCTCGCTGCGCATTAGCCTGGGCTGGGGCAACACCGAGGACGACGTGCGCCGCCTCATGGAAATCCTGCCCGGGGCCGTCGAGCGGGTGCGGCAGATGGCGCCTCGCACTCGCGCAGGTTCAGACAACTAG
- a CDS encoding cupin domain-containing protein, which produces MGFVDLNDMPFDVLEGTNRKVLQADNMTMLFIDREPNVVQDHSHPQEQVVFLREGRLKVSMGGEERIVEAGNAIQIPGGLQHRIETLEQSLILSVYSPARDLSALTQPK; this is translated from the coding sequence ATGGGCTTTGTCGATCTGAACGATATGCCGTTTGATGTGTTGGAGGGAACGAATCGAAAAGTGCTCCAAGCGGACAACATGACGATGCTGTTCATTGATCGCGAGCCGAACGTGGTCCAGGACCACAGCCACCCGCAGGAGCAGGTCGTCTTCCTCAGAGAGGGCAGGCTAAAGGTCAGCATGGGCGGCGAGGAGCGTATCGTCGAGGCGGGCAACGCGATTCAAATTCCCGGCGGGCTTCAACATCGCATCGAAACCCTTGAGCAGTCGCTCATACTTTCGGTCTACAGCCCGGCCCGCGATCTGAGCGCTCTGACGCAGCCGAAATGA
- a CDS encoding Gfo/Idh/MocA family oxidoreductase has translation MTGSGKVRIASVGLGGWARTLAAAAGRSGAVEIVRCFDPLEDARASFADETGARPTSSYEELLQDESVEGVIVATPHSTHVEVACQAASAGKHLFVEKPFTLNAADAKRIISAVEAAGVTLQVGHKRRWFGANRRILEMIKAGELGMLHQLEGNYSRPSMQEARTGWRSDPAESPLGGMTGLGIHMVDLLSAFSGGRIERLAAFSKPLWGKSGLDDVTSMILEFESGPLGYVGASTVVPIFVTAAAMGTEASAWSEGDGSKLYVQKKDEPARREVPVDAGDGVAEELVHFAHCIRTGESPEAGGAEGLEIAALLEAMQESVNTGRVVEMKDFR, from the coding sequence ATGACGGGCTCTGGTAAAGTTCGCATCGCCTCGGTGGGCCTTGGTGGATGGGCGCGCACCCTGGCCGCCGCTGCTGGGCGAAGTGGGGCGGTCGAGATTGTGCGTTGCTTTGATCCGCTGGAGGATGCGCGAGCCTCGTTTGCGGATGAGACAGGCGCCCGCCCGACATCGAGCTATGAAGAGCTTCTTCAGGATGAATCAGTCGAGGGCGTGATCGTAGCCACCCCGCACTCGACTCATGTCGAGGTTGCCTGCCAGGCTGCCTCGGCGGGAAAACACCTTTTTGTTGAAAAGCCCTTTACGCTCAACGCCGCCGACGCAAAGAGAATTATCAGTGCGGTCGAGGCTGCGGGCGTAACCCTTCAGGTGGGCCACAAGCGCCGCTGGTTCGGGGCGAACCGGCGAATTCTTGAAATGATCAAGGCGGGCGAGCTTGGCATGCTCCACCAGCTTGAGGGCAACTATTCACGGCCCTCGATGCAGGAGGCAAGAACCGGATGGCGGAGCGACCCGGCGGAGTCCCCCTTGGGCGGAATGACGGGGTTGGGCATCCACATGGTTGATCTGCTTTCTGCTTTTTCCGGCGGGCGAATCGAGCGCCTCGCGGCATTCAGCAAGCCGCTTTGGGGAAAATCCGGCCTTGACGATGTGACGAGCATGATCCTTGAGTTCGAGAGCGGCCCATTAGGCTACGTGGGCGCCTCGACGGTTGTCCCGATATTCGTGACCGCCGCCGCCATGGGCACCGAGGCTTCGGCCTGGAGTGAGGGGGACGGCTCGAAGCTTTATGTGCAGAAAAAAGATGAGCCTGCGAGGCGCGAGGTTCCGGTGGATGCAGGTGATGGCGTGGCCGAGGAGTTGGTGCATTTTGCCCATTGCATCCGCACGGGCGAGAGCCCCGAGGCCGGTGGGGCCGAGGGGTTGGAGATTGCCGCCTTGCTTGAGGCCATGCAGGAGAGCGTCAATACCGGTCGAGTGGTGGAGATGAAGGATTTTCGATAG
- a CDS encoding SDR family oxidoreductase, with protein sequence MRLEGKSVVVTGAAQGIGRAVVQAFANEGARVVVVDLNEEGGEETAKLVRDAGGEAVFHSADVSKVPDVEGMMDRCEAEFGPIDIMVNNAGIVRAAMLHKMAEEQFDQVIAVHLRGTWAGTQAAAKRMIPRKSGRIINVTSGAGLRGAIGQINYSSAKMGIVGVTKSASRELGRYGITVNAISPAAITPMTETIRTDERFTAKYLERISLGRWGTAEEMVGGFVFLASEEASYVTGIVLRIDGGMST encoded by the coding sequence ATGCGTCTTGAGGGTAAATCGGTGGTCGTCACGGGCGCCGCACAGGGCATCGGTCGTGCAGTTGTTCAGGCATTCGCCAATGAGGGCGCCCGCGTTGTAGTGGTGGATCTGAATGAAGAGGGCGGCGAGGAGACTGCCAAGCTGGTCCGGGACGCTGGCGGCGAGGCCGTTTTTCATAGCGCCGATGTGAGCAAGGTGCCCGATGTCGAGGGCATGATGGACCGCTGCGAGGCTGAATTTGGGCCAATCGATATCATGGTGAACAACGCAGGCATCGTCCGCGCCGCCATGCTCCACAAAATGGCCGAAGAGCAGTTCGACCAGGTCATCGCCGTACACTTGCGGGGCACATGGGCCGGCACCCAGGCTGCCGCCAAGCGGATGATACCCCGCAAGAGCGGGCGCATCATCAACGTCACCTCTGGCGCGGGCCTGCGCGGGGCCATCGGCCAGATCAATTATTCTTCTGCCAAGATGGGTATCGTCGGCGTCACGAAAAGCGCCTCGCGCGAGCTTGGCCGCTACGGCATCACCGTGAACGCGATATCCCCGGCAGCAATCACGCCGATGACCGAGACCATCCGAACCGATGAGCGCTTCACGGCGAAATACCTTGAACGCATTTCGCTCGGACGGTGGGGCACCGCCGAGGAAATGGTGGGCGGCTTCGTTTTTCTCGCCTCAGAGGAGGCCAGCTACGTTACCGGAATCGTCCTGCGCATCGACGGCGGCATGTCCACCTGA
- the folD gene encoding bifunctional methylenetetrahydrofolate dehydrogenase/methenyltetrahydrofolate cyclohydrolase FolD, whose product MEQKTSAIVMKGKPVAEKMTEGLVAEIESLSGKAGRQPGLAVVLVGEDPASQVYVRIKGRTAAKLGIETYDHRIPEDTPQAELISLIESLNADPKVDGILIQLPLPPGLNEQEALRTVALDKDVDVFHPENFGRLALKQGILRPCTPAGVIEILKHYDINIEGKKVALIGRSKIVGLPLSLMMIHENATVTVCHSRTGDIPAVTREADIVVAALGRPKFLTADMVKEGAVVVDVGINRVDEKLVGDCDFDALVDKVSAITPVPGGVGPMTVAMLMANTVRAFREHVAG is encoded by the coding sequence ATGGAACAGAAGACCTCCGCAATCGTCATGAAAGGAAAACCTGTCGCCGAGAAGATGACAGAAGGGCTGGTGGCCGAGATCGAGTCGCTAAGCGGAAAGGCTGGGCGCCAACCGGGGCTCGCCGTCGTCCTCGTTGGGGAGGATCCGGCTTCTCAAGTTTATGTGCGAATCAAGGGGCGCACAGCCGCGAAACTCGGCATCGAAACTTATGACCACCGCATTCCCGAGGATACGCCGCAGGCTGAATTGATCTCCTTGATTGAAAGCTTGAATGCAGACCCCAAGGTGGATGGAATTTTAATCCAGCTTCCCTTGCCACCTGGTTTGAACGAGCAAGAGGCGCTTCGTACGGTCGCCCTCGATAAGGATGTGGACGTTTTTCATCCCGAAAATTTTGGGCGCCTGGCCTTGAAGCAGGGCATACTTCGCCCCTGCACCCCCGCCGGCGTGATTGAGATTCTCAAGCATTACGATATCAATATAGAAGGAAAAAAAGTCGCTCTCATAGGACGATCAAAAATAGTGGGGCTGCCATTGTCTCTCATGATGATTCACGAGAACGCGACGGTCACGGTCTGCCATTCACGGACGGGCGATATTCCCGCCGTCACGCGCGAGGCCGATATCGTGGTCGCCGCATTGGGTCGGCCTAAATTTTTGACCGCCGACATGGTGAAAGAGGGCGCGGTGGTCGTTGATGTCGGTATCAACCGGGTGGATGAAAAACTGGTGGGCGATTGTGACTTTGATGCACTCGTTGACAAGGTCTCGGCGATAACGCCCGTTCCGGGCGGGGTGGGTCCGATGACGGTGGCCATGCTGATGGCCAACACTGTTCGGGCGTTCCGCGAGCATGTCGCTGGTTAG
- the xseA gene encoding exodeoxyribonuclease VII large subunit: MTADLLGPAVSAGGEAGKTVYSVSQLNARVKGLLEEEFSEVLVEGELSSWRTYPSGHAYFDIKDQSAKISAVMFAGRRRFLRFEPEVGMRVLLRCRVTLYERDGRYQLSVLSMDPMGEGALEVAFRQLMERLEKEGLFEDARKRPLPERPRRVALVTSREGAAVRDMLRVLGERAPIVEVVLIHTLVQGEGAGASIAAALGRADQGLRNLGRPADLIIVGRGGGSREDLWAFNEEAVVRAIVVSETPVLSAVGHEVDTSLSDLAADASAATPTAAAEEAARGWQVLSRDLNRVPVALERLVANKLAELEARLEDLAGERVFQHPEDTLGTLAQRVDTLFERIRREARHRESARASRLSGLGPRLAAASPGVMVQRGEEALAGVMRRLGRADEAGRERKAAGLGAVIGRLEAVSPLGVMARGYSLAYKEKDGTLLRRAEEAAAGDRVRLRLSEGMLACRVEEILEEGEGS; this comes from the coding sequence TTGACCGCAGATCTGTTAGGCCCTGCTGTCTCAGCCGGAGGCGAGGCGGGGAAAACCGTTTATTCCGTATCGCAGCTCAATGCCCGAGTGAAGGGACTGCTTGAAGAGGAGTTCTCCGAGGTTCTGGTCGAGGGTGAGCTCTCCTCTTGGCGGACCTATCCTTCGGGACACGCCTATTTCGACATTAAAGATCAGAGCGCAAAAATAAGCGCAGTGATGTTTGCGGGTCGAAGGCGTTTTTTGCGCTTCGAGCCCGAGGTGGGGATGCGCGTTCTGCTGCGCTGTCGGGTGACACTTTACGAGCGGGACGGGCGCTATCAGCTCTCGGTCCTCTCTATGGACCCAATGGGCGAGGGCGCCCTTGAGGTGGCCTTTCGGCAGTTGATGGAGCGGCTGGAGAAAGAGGGGCTCTTTGAGGATGCGAGAAAGCGCCCCCTTCCCGAGCGGCCCCGGCGGGTGGCGTTGGTCACGAGCCGCGAGGGTGCGGCGGTAAGGGACATGCTCCGAGTTCTGGGCGAGCGGGCACCGATTGTAGAGGTGGTGCTTATTCATACGCTGGTTCAAGGAGAAGGGGCTGGCGCTTCAATTGCGGCAGCCCTTGGCCGTGCCGACCAGGGACTTCGGAATCTGGGCCGCCCAGCAGATTTGATCATCGTGGGTCGGGGCGGCGGGAGCCGGGAGGATCTCTGGGCGTTTAACGAGGAGGCAGTTGTCCGCGCTATTGTGGTGTCCGAGACACCGGTACTCTCGGCGGTGGGCCACGAGGTGGATACCTCGCTTAGCGATTTGGCGGCGGACGCCTCGGCGGCTACGCCTACAGCGGCGGCCGAGGAGGCGGCGCGGGGCTGGCAGGTGTTGTCTCGCGATTTGAACCGGGTGCCCGTGGCGCTGGAGCGTCTTGTGGCGAACAAACTTGCTGAGCTTGAGGCTCGCCTGGAGGATTTGGCGGGCGAGCGGGTTTTTCAGCATCCAGAGGACACACTCGGGACTCTTGCCCAGCGGGTGGACACGCTTTTCGAGCGTATCCGGCGCGAGGCCCGGCATCGGGAGAGCGCTCGTGCATCGCGCCTGTCCGGGCTCGGGCCCAGATTGGCGGCGGCCTCGCCGGGAGTGATGGTGCAACGGGGCGAGGAGGCGCTGGCAGGGGTGATGCGTCGCCTCGGTCGGGCGGATGAAGCGGGGCGCGAGCGAAAGGCGGCTGGGCTGGGGGCTGTTATCGGTCGGCTTGAGGCCGTCTCGCCGCTCGGCGTTATGGCGCGAGGCTATAGTCTCGCTTACAAGGAAAAGGACGGCACCCTGCTCAGGCGGGCAGAGGAGGCCGCTGCAGGTGATCGTGTGCGTTTGCGACTCTCCGAGGGCATGTTGGC
- a CDS encoding acetate--CoA ligase family protein yields MTHRHNLRPLLEPKSIAVVGASSNLNRTGGRPIKLLLDYDFEGPIYPINPNRDEIGGLKSYPDIASLPETPELVLFCTPRENNAEAMRACAARGVGAAAVMSSGYAEVDEEGARLQEELLQIAREGGIRLLGPNCMGVVHVRPKLMASFTISIMEDDPLIPGSVALITQSGALGACLLTGFQASGTGISSLVSLGNESDVDFAECVEYFIDDPHTKVICGYMESVRASARLRAAAERALEAGKPIVLLKAGTTEEGARTAMSHTAALTTSHDVFSAFAEQYGVRICDSFDEILSTADFLCRSKPLKGRGLGILSFSGGACSLAADHAVRGGFELPGLAEATRGKLREILSDYAPVSNPVDLVSLMVSRPETKPLQSVGRAVFSDPNIDATLMIMGIYHHVADQIAEDMTALFKESPTPFACVWVTGPHAHIEALRRSGTPVFDDYPLAVRALEARRLIDEAAERAARGTPPIDPARQKEAIQLIEKATASTEGMLDTQTCTALLDLYGISRAEEHIAASMADAIAAWRDINGPVVLKVVSDALVHKTDVGGVVLNLNSEEEIREAAEHLLALAPGARILVQEMAAAGVELICGISKDPTFGPCVTAGVGGIFVEALGDVSRRLPPFDETVAEQMLRALRSAKVLEGLRGAPPVNIPAAASILARVSEMATELDDQIAELDINPLIAGPEKSVAVDVRIRKT; encoded by the coding sequence ATGACACATCGACACAATCTACGTCCCCTTCTTGAGCCAAAATCCATCGCCGTCGTCGGTGCATCCTCGAACCTGAATCGCACTGGCGGGCGACCGATCAAGCTGCTTCTCGACTACGACTTCGAGGGCCCCATCTATCCCATCAATCCGAATCGCGATGAGATCGGAGGCCTCAAGAGCTACCCGGACATCGCCTCGCTGCCCGAAACGCCCGAACTCGTACTCTTTTGCACCCCGCGCGAGAATAATGCCGAGGCCATGCGGGCGTGTGCCGCACGTGGCGTGGGCGCGGCGGCCGTCATGAGCTCAGGCTACGCCGAGGTGGACGAGGAGGGCGCGCGGCTTCAAGAAGAACTCCTTCAGATTGCCCGCGAGGGTGGGATTCGCCTGCTCGGGCCCAACTGCATGGGCGTCGTTCATGTGCGCCCAAAGCTCATGGCCTCCTTCACCATCTCGATCATGGAAGACGACCCGCTTATCCCCGGCAGCGTGGCTCTCATCACCCAGAGCGGGGCGCTGGGCGCTTGCCTCCTCACCGGTTTCCAGGCCAGCGGCACAGGCATTTCCTCGCTCGTCAGCCTCGGCAATGAGTCGGACGTCGATTTCGCCGAGTGCGTCGAATACTTCATCGATGACCCACACACGAAAGTCATCTGCGGCTACATGGAGTCCGTCCGGGCAAGCGCGCGCCTCCGCGCCGCCGCCGAGCGCGCCCTTGAGGCGGGAAAACCCATCGTTCTCCTCAAGGCAGGAACGACCGAGGAGGGGGCGCGCACGGCTATGAGCCACACGGCGGCGCTCACAACCTCGCACGATGTTTTCTCTGCCTTCGCCGAGCAATACGGGGTTCGGATCTGCGACTCCTTCGATGAGATATTGAGCACGGCGGATTTCCTCTGCCGCTCAAAACCCCTCAAGGGGCGCGGGCTGGGAATATTGAGTTTTTCGGGCGGGGCGTGCTCGCTCGCCGCCGACCACGCCGTGCGCGGCGGCTTCGAGCTTCCGGGCCTCGCAGAGGCGACCCGGGGGAAATTGAGAGAAATCCTCTCCGACTACGCTCCGGTAAGCAATCCAGTCGATCTCGTCTCGCTCATGGTGAGCCGCCCCGAAACGAAACCACTCCAGAGTGTCGGGCGAGCTGTCTTTTCCGACCCAAATATCGACGCCACTTTGATGATCATGGGTATTTATCACCACGTCGCTGATCAAATTGCCGAGGACATGACCGCACTCTTCAAGGAGAGCCCCACGCCCTTCGCCTGCGTCTGGGTGACGGGCCCACACGCACACATCGAGGCGCTCAGGCGCTCGGGCACCCCGGTGTTCGATGACTACCCCTTGGCGGTGCGTGCACTTGAGGCAAGACGCCTCATCGACGAGGCAGCGGAGCGGGCGGCCCGAGGCACGCCACCAATCGACCCGGCCCGCCAAAAAGAGGCTATCCAACTTATTGAGAAGGCCACCGCATCGACAGAAGGCATGCTCGACACTCAAACGTGCACAGCCCTTCTCGACCTTTACGGCATTTCCCGCGCAGAGGAGCACATCGCCGCCTCGATGGCGGACGCCATAGCGGCGTGGCGCGACATCAACGGCCCCGTAGTTTTAAAAGTCGTCTCGGATGCCCTCGTGCACAAAACCGATGTGGGCGGCGTAGTACTGAATCTGAACTCTGAGGAGGAGATCCGCGAGGCGGCGGAACACTTGCTTGCTCTCGCACCGGGTGCTCGCATACTCGTCCAGGAAATGGCAGCGGCAGGCGTCGAGCTTATCTGCGGCATATCGAAGGATCCCACCTTTGGCCCTTGTGTCACGGCAGGGGTCGGCGGAATATTTGTCGAAGCGCTGGGGGATGTATCGCGAAGGCTGCCGCCCTTCGATGAAACCGTGGCCGAGCAAATGCTTCGCGCACTCCGCTCGGCAAAAGTACTGGAGGGACTCAGAGGCGCGCCACCGGTGAACATCCCTGCGGCGGCATCAATCTTAGCGCGTGTATCTGAGATGGCGACAGAGCTCGACGATCAAATCGCAGAGCTGGACATTAACCCCCTCATTGCCGGACCAGAAAAATCCGTTGCGGTCGATGTCCGCATCAGAAAAACCTGA